CAAAGAGTATGTCTTCAAGAAGTTTCGACATCACCGTGTGCAACCTTCTCGCGCCTATGTTCTCCATCCGGGAATTGACCACGGACGCTATTCGTGCTATCTCGTTTATCCCCCCTTTTTGGAAGCTGAGATTTACTCCCTCTGATTTCACCATGGCAACGTATTGCTTGATCAAGGCGTTATCGGGTTCGACAAGGATACGCACAAAATCCTTCTCGGTCAGACTGTCGAGCTCCACCCGTATCGGAAACCTTCCCTGAAGTTCGGGGATCATGTCGGAGGGTTTTACTACGTGGAACGCTCCCGCCGCGAGGAAGAGAATATGTGTAGTGTTCACGACGCCGTACTTGGTAACGACGGTTGAGCCCTCGATAACGGGGAGCAAGTCTCTCTGCACTCCCTCTCGGGATACGTCGGGACCCATATCACTATTACTTCCGACTATTTTGTCGATTTCATCTATAAAGACCATCCCCGCCTCCATTACCCTTTCAAGCGCTTCCTGAATGATCTTTTCCATATCGATGAGTTTCTGTGCTTCCTCCTCTGTCAGGATCTTACGCGCTTCGGATACGGTGGTCTTCCTCATTTTCCTTTTTTTCGGAATCATTCCGCCGAAGATGTCCTGAACGTTAAACCCCATCTCTTCGAGTCCCATCGGGCTGAAGATCTGCATAAACGGAGCGGTATTGTCGGGAACGTCCAGCTCGATCATTCTCTCTTCAAGCTCTCCCCGCTCGAGGAGCTTTTTGAAATGCTCCCGCGTCTTTTTCATCCGCTCTTCGCGTTGTGTAACGGCTTCGGAATTGACTTCAATCTTCTCCGTCTCGGGGAACGGTATTAAAAAATCCAGTAACCGCTCGTTTGCCATCCTCTCAGCTTCTTCCTGTACCTCCTCTGTCTTCTCTTTTTTGAGCATATTTACGGATATATCCGTTAGATCCCGAATCATCGATTCCACGTCTCTACCGACATAACCTACTTCGGTAAACTTTGACGCCTCGACCTTTATGAAAGGGGCATGAGCCAGATGAGCCAGTCTTCTGGCTAACTCCGTCTTTCCCACTCCGGTCGGACCGATAAGGATAATGTTGTTAGGGATGATTTCATCTTTTATGTCATCCTTTACCTGCTGTCTCCGCCAGCGGTTACGCAGGGCGATCGCCACCGACTTTTTTGCGTCATCCTGCCCTATGATGTATTTGTCGAGTTCCGCTACTATCTGTTTCGGTGTTAGATCCTTTATTTCGTTCAATTCAGAGTGACTCCACTATAATAATATCATTTGTAAAGACGCAGATTTCAGAAGTTATCTTTAGCGCATCCTCCACTATCTCCTTGGCGGAGAGCTCCGTGTGTTTCATCATCGCTCTCGCCGCTGCGGTAGCGTAAGGTCCGCCGGAGCCGATGGCGATCACCTCGTCGTCGGGCTCCAACACGTCCCCGGTTCCGGATATGATCAATGATTTCGTCTTATCCATCACTATCAAAAGCGCCTCGAGCCGGCGAAGTATTTTGTCGGTTCTCCAGTCACGGGCGAGCTCGACCGCAGACTTTACCAGGTTGCCGTCGTACTCGCCGAGCTTAGCCTCAAACTTGTCGAAGAGCGCCATAGCGTCCGCCGACGCTCCTGCGAACCCGGCGATGACGCCTCCCTCGTAAAGCCTTCTAATCTTTTGAGCGCCGCGTTTTATCACTATATCGTCGAGCGTCACCTGTCCGTCGCCTCCGAGGGAGGTCTTCTTATTCCTCCTGACCCCGAGAATTGTGGTCGATCTCCATCCTTCGGGTTTTACATTATTTGAAATCAACCCCTACTTTCCTTTCACCCCCTTCAAGTATTTCAAAAACTCGCTATCTCCGCTCAGAATAAGCGAAGTTTTACTGTCCAGGGCCGTGCGGTAGGTCTCGAGTGTTTTCGTGAAAGTATAGAAATCGGGATCACGGTTATAGGCGGCAGCGTATATTGCAGTGGCTTCCGCATCGGCTTCTCCCATGATTTCAAGCGATTTCCTGGTGGCTTCGGAGGTTATCCTCTGGAGTTCGTACTCCTTGTCTCCGAGAATTCTCGATTTTTCGCCTTCCCCGAGCGAACGGAAACGCGCAGCTCTCTGCATCCTTTCCGCCCTCATTCGCTCGTAAACTTTTAGCCGAACGCTTTCTACGTAATTTACTCCCTTGATTCTCACGTCCACCAAATCTATTCCGAGTGAAGCTGCATCACCCTTCGCCCGTTTCAGTATTTCACCCGCTAATTTATCTCTGCCTTTTTCAATAGATTGCGTATCCATGATAGACCGTATTTCCTTTCCCTCTTCGTCGATACCGGTCGTAACTATATCACGGTTTGTACTCCTGACCAGTTC
This genomic window from Candidatus Neomarinimicrobiota bacterium contains:
- the hslU gene encoding ATP-dependent protease ATPase subunit HslU, with the translated sequence MKDLTPKQIVAELDKYIIGQDDAKKSVAIALRNRWRRQQVKDDIKDEIIPNNIILIGPTGVGKTELARRLAHLAHAPFIKVEASKFTEVGYVGRDVESMIRDLTDISVNMLKKEKTEEVQEEAERMANERLLDFLIPFPETEKIEVNSEAVTQREERMKKTREHFKKLLERGELEERMIELDVPDNTAPFMQIFSPMGLEEMGFNVQDIFGGMIPKKRKMRKTTVSEARKILTEEEAQKLIDMEKIIQEALERVMEAGMVFIDEIDKIVGSNSDMGPDVSREGVQRDLLPVIEGSTVVTKYGVVNTTHILFLAAGAFHVVKPSDMIPELQGRFPIRVELDSLTEKDFVRILVEPDNALIKQYVAMVKSEGVNLSFQKGGINEIARIASVVNSRMENIGARRLHTVMSKLLEDILFELPDGKTESVNVTKKMVTKTLAEIVEDEDLSKYIL
- the hflC gene encoding protease modulator HflC — protein: MKRSILVILILAVAVVITFSSATFVLNETEQAVIVQFGRPIQSYTDPGLHFKTPFIQNVRVFEKRILEWDGRPRSLTTLDKVSIYVDATARWRIADPLMYLQSVEGNELIAQARLDNFIEGAVKDFIADNTLIELVRSTNRDIVTTGIDEEGKEIRSIMDTQSIEKGRDKLAGEILKRAKGDAASLGIDLVDVRIKGVNYVESVRLKVYERMRAERMQRAARFRSLGEGEKSRILGDKEYELQRITSEATRKSLEIMGEADAEATAIYAAAYNRDPDFYTFTKTLETYRTALDSKTSLILSGDSEFLKYLKGVKGK
- the hslV gene encoding ATP-dependent protease subunit HslV; the protein is MSNNVKPEGWRSTTILGVRRNKKTSLGGDGQVTLDDIVIKRGAQKIRRLYEGGVIAGFAGASADAMALFDKFEAKLGEYDGNLVKSAVELARDWRTDKILRRLEALLIVMDKTKSLIISGTGDVLEPDDEVIAIGSGGPYATAAARAMMKHTELSAKEIVEDALKITSEICVFTNDIIIVESL